One segment of Eschrichtius robustus isolate mEscRob2 chromosome 3, mEscRob2.pri, whole genome shotgun sequence DNA contains the following:
- the NHLH2 gene encoding helix-loop-helix protein 2, with amino-acid sequence MMLSPDQAADSDHPSSAPSDPESLGGADAKVLGSVSDLEPVEEAEGDGKGGSRAALYPHPQQLSREEKRRRRRATAKYRSAHATRERIRVEAFNLAFAELRKLLPTLPPDKKLSKIEILRLAICYISYLNHVLDV; translated from the coding sequence ATGATGCTGAGTCCAGACCAAGCCGCCGACTCGGACCACCCCAGTTCGGCGCCCTCGGACCCGGAGTCGCTGGGTGGCGCGGACGCCAAGGTGCTGGGCAGCGTGTCGGACCTGGAGCCGGTGGAGGAGGCCGAAGGCGACGGCAAGGGCGGCAGCCGGGCCGCGCTCTACCCGCACCCGCAGCAGCTGAGCCGCGAGGAGAAGCGCCGCCGCCGGCGCGCCACGGCCAAGTACCGCTCGGCCCACGCCACCCGCGAGCGCATCCGCGTGGAGGCCTTCAACCTGGCCTTCGCCGAGCTCCGCAAACTGCTGCCCACGCTGCCCCCGGACAAGAAGCTGTCCAAGATCGAGATCCTGCGCTTGGCCATCTGCTACATCTCCTATCTCAACCACGTCCTGGACGTGTAG